Proteins encoded within one genomic window of Polyodon spathula isolate WHYD16114869_AA chromosome 32, ASM1765450v1, whole genome shotgun sequence:
- the luzp1 gene encoding leucine zipper protein 1, giving the protein MADVTSYKDTTSRHLRHKLQSLGRRLDELEEATKNLQKAEDELLDLQDKVIQVEGSNSSLLNDVDAMRKRVLKIEGKDEEVRKAEELCRLFNEKMGAEENMTKELKTETERLQRRMAEMETLEEAFSKSKSDCTQLCLSLNEEKNLTKKLASELETFKARLKEIESSESRLDKAEQSLVGELEKLKSFTLSFVNERKSFLEKQKRDEQLIQELTQKLEQNNRINLADQSRNASNLLHRSSEIGDLRIEDDLSPGMTTKVGMRKKSLDYLKLSDDVGLRNKSENIKNSSEGQEDNKVKDLNQEIERLKNRLKQLELVEEELKNSEAKNGELQEKFQMEKNHNKALSDQMEQLKVLLSGAKILENGKAENEEINVRGGFRQEKPKYRSGATDQPVSKTRELSPQQRRERIRNRDYSQPEESCPQSVRRALSPSLKSRRAGKAGTTALVDTGVKERGRGVEEKVVISSCMSTSISQNEVKKTREVPSVLSRYPPAANVQNVQKPWKTSSKTNESDGKNRAERLYPGSDLESVNTDALLEKPNKSASALLSEKQNAKAYSLDQPVERLASAPVSKSNGSALSYRSHSSSLPLQDNGSESPSSASETESTGSRHLSSLGEPEPSPEVTALSGRSSVSSRYTRYARLQNSVSEGSSARSSFEEETARATATEGMSSEATHTPTGIEIRRVCSPREALRSKAVIKPAIVEIDCKEVMSGTGVEPLISENKSKTSTKSVSKMSSSITIYPSEPSLPRSSCCSSNSSDAPKERHTSTSNIVITARETPNTLSIPYEIAIPKSEFTLKSSEEAEDFLASEDKIEAQVSRSSFTIKALEPMENNNNETSFESSSSSSSGSWRSHQSTMEESSLDVKKVTVRSTWRTKQGAFSVDEGKESKSDAGDEDSDSCSTWRAYRATTVLDGEETSHTSKPSPAELYMRRINSTVGSWEPPEPVRRSKTESLLRKSYAQAHEPVTAQELSYRNRPKSPAREDSTDLSATSRRRQSPSDLGSVSKRQSSNHELCPSPGGISSRPPSSQSEGRGSTGRTWNHRQADN; this is encoded by the exons ATGGCAGACGTTACAAGCTATAAGGATACTACGAGCCGCCACCTGCGGCACAAATTGCAGAGCCTCGGTCGCCGTCTGGATGAGCTTGAGGAGGCTACCAAGAACCTGCAGAAAGCCGAAGATGAACTTCTAGACCTCCAGGACAAGGTCATCCAGGTGGAAGGCAGCAACTCCAGTCTGCTAAACGATGTGGACGCCATGCGGAAACGTGTCCTGAAAATAGAGGGCAAGGATGAGGAAGTCAGGAAGGCAGAGGAACTCTGCAGGCTCTTCAATGAGAAGATGGGGGCAGAGGAAAATATGACTAAAGAGCTGAAGACTGAAACTGAACGGCTTCAGAGACGGATGGCCGAAATGGAGACACTGGAAGAAGCCTTCAGCAAGAGTAAATCAGATTGCACCCAGCTCTGTCTGAGCTTGAATGAGGAGAAGAACCTGACCAAGAAGCTTGCCTCGGAGCTGGAGACGTTTAAAGCACGGCTGAAGGAGATTGAGTCTTCCGAGAGCAGGCTGGACAAGGCCGAGCAGAGCTTGGTGGGCGAGCTGGAAAAGCTAAAGTCGTTTACGTTGAGTTTCGTCAATGAGAGGAAGAGCTTTCTGGAGAAGCAGAAGCGGGACGAGCAGCTGATACAGGAGCTGACCCAGAAACTGGAACAAAACAATAGGATCAACTTGGCAGACCAAAGCAGGAATGCATCCAATCTCCTCCATCGCTCCTCAGAGATTGGGGATCTCCGGATAGAAGATGATCTTTCCCCGGGCATGACAACCAAGGTTGGTATGAGGAAGAAGAGTCTTGACTACTTGAAGTTGTCGGATGACGTGGGTCTGCGAAACAAATCTGAGAACATAAAGAACAGTAGTGAGGGCCAGGAGGACAACAAGGTGAAGGATCTCAACCAGGAGATTGAGAGACTCAAAAACCGCCTGAAGCAGCTTGAATTGGTTGAGGAGGAACTCAAGAACTCCGAGGCCAAGAACGGAGAGCTTCAGGAGAAATTCCAGATGGAGAAAAACCACAACAAAGCCCTGAGCGATCAGATGGAACAGTTAAAGGTGCTGCTCAGCGGTGCTAAAATCCTTGAGAATGGCAAAGCAGAGAATGAGGAGATAAATGTCCGGGGAGGTTTCCGGCAAGAAAAGCCCAAGTACAGGAGCGGGGCAACAGATCAGCCTGTCTCCAAAACCCGAGAACTGTCTCCTCAGCAGAGAAGGGAAAGGATAAGGAACAGAGACTACAGTCAACCAGAGGAGAGCTGTCCTCAATCTGTCCGCAGGGCTCTTAGCCCTAGTTTGAAGAGCAGAAGGGCTGGGAAAGCTGGCACAACAGCACTGGTTGATACCGGAGTCAAAGAAAGGGGAAGGGGAGTAGAAGAAAAAGTTGTGATTTCCAGCTGTATGTCCACAAGCATATCCCAGAATGAGGTGAAGAAAACAAGGGAGGTGCCTTCGGTTCTCAGTCGCTACCCCCCGGCTGCTAATGTCCAGAATGTCCAAAAGCCTTGGAAAACATCTTCTAAAACCAATGAGAGTGATGGCAAAAACCGGGCTGAGAGGTTGTACCCTGGAAGCGACCTTGAATCAGTTAACACTGAtgcacttttggagaagccaaATAAATCTGCCAGTGCACTACTCTCTGAAAAGCAGAATGCAAAGGCATATTCGCTGGATCAGCCAGTGGAGAGACTGGCCTCAGCCCCTGTTTCCAAGTCCAACGGGTCAGCCCTGTCTTACCGGTCTCATTCGTCTTCTTTACCACTGCAGGATAATGGGTCTGAGAGCCCATCTTCGGCCTCTGAGACCGAATCCACAGGATCCAGACACTTGTCCTCCCTAGGCGAGCCTGAACCATCCCCTGAAGTGACTGCGTTAAGTGGTAGGTCATCTGTGTCCTCGAGGTATACTCGCTATGCCAGACTGCAGAACTCTGTTTCAGAAGGATCATCCGCTCGAAGTTCCTTTGAGGAAGAAACAGCCAGAGCCACGGCCACTGAAGGCATGTCTTCGGAAGCGACGCACACCCCGACAGGGATTGAGATCCGTAGAGTGTGCAGCCCAAGGGAGGCGCTGAGATCCAAAGCAGTCATCAAGCCAGCCATTGTGGAGATCGACTGTAAGGAAGTTATGAGTGGTACTGGGGTGGAGCCGTTGATTTcagaaaacaaatccaaaacTTCCACCAAGTCAGTGAGCAAGATGTCTAGCAGCATTACCATATACCCCTCTGAGCCATCACTTCCTCGGTCCAGCTGCTGCAGTAGCAATAGCAGCGATGCACCAAAGGAAAGGCATACCTCTACCAGCAATATAGTGATAACTGCAAGGGAGACaccgaatactctgtccatacccTACGAGATCGCTATCCCCAAGAGTGAATTCACTCTAAAGTCCTCAGAGGAGGCAGAGGATTTCCTTGCATCAGAGGATAAGATAGAAGCTCAGGTCTCCAGGAGCTCATTCACCATCAAGGCCCTGGAACCGATGGAGAATAACAATAATGAGACGTCCTttgagagcagcagcagcagcagcagtggcagCTGGAGGAGCCACCAGTCTACCATGGAGGAGAGCTCTCTAGATGTGAAGAAGGTGACTGTAAGGAGCACCTGGAGGACAAAGCAAGGGGCGTTCTCCGTAGATGAGGGCAAGGAATCCAAGAGTGATGCCGGCGACGAGGACTCTGACTCCTGCAGTACGTGGAGGGCTTACCGGGCTACCACCGTCCTGGACGGGGAGGAGACCAGCCACACCTCTAAGCCCAGTCCTGCTGAGCTGTACATGCGGAGGATAAACAGCACTGTGGGTTCCTGGGAACCGCCAGAACCGGTGCGAAGGAGCAAAACAGAGAGCCTTCTGAGGAAGAGTTACGCCCAAGCCCATGAGCCAGTAACCGCACAGGAGCTGTCCTATAGGAACCGCCCAAAATCACCG GCAAGAGAGGACAGCACAGACCTATCGGCCACCTCCCGAAGAAGGCAGTCTCCGTCCGACCTGGGATCTGTGAGCAAGAGGCAGTCGTCCAATCATGAGCTGTGTCCGAGCCCAGGGGGGATATCCAGCCGGCCCCCGAGCAGCCAGTCCGAGGGGAGGGGCTCCACGGGACGAACCTGGAACCACCGGCAAGCTGACAACTAA